One part of the Acidobacteriota bacterium genome encodes these proteins:
- a CDS encoding Fic family protein: protein MAKRISDEALRAIEQAVGAHPDGVSLREIAETLTPPVPPRTLQYRLKHLVDKGRLVTEGERRRWAKYRLAPKPEAAPPSAAEGEEVVPLSPESLEIRKYLGQPIAARKPVGYNRAFLDSYKPNVSAYLLPAERQRLAAVGKPNVADQAAGTYAKQILNRLLIDLSWNSSRLEGNTYSLLDTKRLIEFGEEAAGRDRLEAQMIVNHKEAIAFLVGAAEEIGFNRYTILNLHGILAHNLLPDEAAAGRLRHIAVGIEKSTFHPLELPQRIDECFNQLLATAAAIEDPFEQALFAMVQLPYLQPFDDVNKRVSRLAANIPFIKQNLSPLSFTDVPRSLYTDAILGVYELNRVDLLKDVFIWAYERSAARYAAVRQSLGEPDPFRFKHSAALKQVVSEVIRGEMDRRAAAAHIASWAEKNVSEPDRGPFREMAEGELLSLHEGNFARYQIRPSEFSAWQAVWADGAPPSALA from the coding sequence GTGGCTAAACGGATATCCGACGAGGCTCTGCGGGCGATTGAGCAGGCAGTCGGGGCTCATCCCGACGGCGTCAGCTTGCGAGAAATCGCCGAAACGCTGACACCGCCGGTTCCGCCGCGCACCCTGCAATACCGCCTCAAACACCTCGTTGATAAGGGACGTCTCGTAACGGAAGGAGAGAGACGCCGCTGGGCGAAGTACCGTCTAGCACCCAAGCCTGAAGCCGCCCCCCCGTCGGCCGCGGAGGGCGAGGAGGTGGTGCCACTTTCGCCCGAGAGCCTTGAAATTCGCAAATATCTCGGACAGCCTATCGCAGCACGAAAGCCGGTCGGCTATAACCGCGCGTTTCTCGATTCGTACAAGCCAAACGTGAGCGCCTATCTGTTGCCAGCGGAGCGCCAACGTTTGGCGGCTGTGGGCAAGCCGAATGTCGCGGATCAGGCGGCGGGGACCTATGCGAAACAAATTCTCAACCGGCTCCTGATTGATCTCTCCTGGAACTCAAGCCGCCTTGAGGGGAACACATATTCCCTCCTTGATACCAAACGGCTGATCGAGTTCGGGGAGGAAGCCGCGGGTCGCGACCGTCTGGAAGCGCAGATGATCGTCAATCACAAAGAAGCGATCGCATTTCTCGTCGGCGCGGCCGAGGAAATCGGTTTCAACCGCTACACGATTCTCAATCTTCACGGCATCCTGGCGCACAACCTGCTGCCGGATGAGGCCGCGGCGGGCCGCTTGAGGCACATCGCGGTCGGCATCGAGAAATCGACGTTTCATCCGCTCGAATTGCCCCAGCGTATTGATGAGTGTTTTAACCAGCTGCTGGCGACTGCGGCGGCGATCGAAGATCCGTTCGAGCAGGCGCTCTTCGCGATGGTGCAGCTGCCCTATCTGCAGCCGTTCGATGACGTCAACAAACGCGTGTCGCGTCTGGCCGCGAACATCCCGTTCATCAAGCAGAATCTGTCCCCACTGTCTTTCACTGACGTTCCACGGTCCCTCTATACTGATGCGATTCTGGGAGTCTACGAGTTGAACCGCGTCGACCTGCTGAAAGACGTGTTTATCTGGGCGTACGAGCGCTCTGCCGCACGCTATGCCGCCGTCCGGCAATCTCTCGGCGAGCCCGATCCCTTCAGATTCAAACACAGCGCCGCTCTGAAACAGGTCGTGAGCGAAGTGATACGCGGCGAGATGGACAGAAGGGCCGCAGCGGCGCATATTGCTTCGTGGGCGGAGAAGAATGTTTCCGAGCCCGACCGTGGTCCTTTCCGGGAGATGGCCGAGGGCGAGCTTTTGAGCCTGCACGAAGGAAACTTCGCACGGTATCAGATCAGGCCGAGTGAATTCTCCGCATGGCAGGCGGTCTGGGCCGATGGAGCGCCGCCGTCAGCACTTGCCTAG
- a CDS encoding TM0106 family RecB-like putative nuclease: MRLSGNEFDLSATDLSNFLSCRHRTALEMAEARGKRHRPAWNDPLLDILIKKGIEHEGRYVRSLEAGGKRVVDLNEVKDRDAAVAQTLDAMRSGADLIVQAALCDGRWYGRPDVMRRIETPSKLGAWSYEIDDTKLSRETRAGTILQLGLYSEMLATAQGKWPEYFSVITPDPAEPVHRFRVDDYAAYFRLVRTQMRDTVTLDDEVVGAANYPEPVDHCDVCPWSGECVKKRHKDDHLSLVAGISRLQRRELESRDVATLADLAKLPVPLVFKPKRGSAESYVKVREQARVQFESRGKNPPLHELRLLEGGKGLSRLPEPSPGDVFLDLEGDFFAVEGGREYLFGVVTIDPTGTPNYRSFWAFTDQDERLAFESVIDLIVRSWEANETMHVYHYAPYEPTAFKRLMGRYATREEELDRLLRAERLVDLYAVVRQGVRAGIERYSIKNLEVLYGFTRSVPLIDANRSLLLMEQALELQCPDAVPEEVRKAVEGYNKDDCVSTLRLRDWLEKLRAETEAAGTPVPRPAPKEGDPSEKVDERAQRVDALRRRLLNGVSEAPGDRTEEQHARWLLAYLLDWHRREDKAGWWEYFRLRDLPEEELFDEPQAIAGLGHVGRVEVVHHSRTGKPTGSVVDRYRYPPQEMEIRPKDELKLQGGEKLGDVVRVDRIALTIDVRKGPTQADHHPTSAFAHTHVPAEVLEEAIYRMGEKVADDGVISGSKTEAHPVGRQLLLARPPRLCSGKFVPEPAETAVDFAVRIAADLDKTVLAIQGPPGSGKTFSGARMICALVGQGKKIGVTATSHKVIRNLLDAVSRAAKELGLGVRLAHKGAKEDDEETGSASPVAVLGDNSEALDALRSGEANVLGGTAWLWARPEFAESVDVLFVDEAGQMSLANVLAVSHAGKSVVLLGDPQQLEQPQKGSHPEGVDASALQHILGQQKTITPARGIFLGVTWRLPPDICLFTSELFYESRLESKPGLERQCLTGTDGFDGSGLWVVDVEHDGNCNSSLEEIDVVADLVARLQAPGTRWIDEHGKDRQVTSNDILVIAPYNAQVSRLIERLDASGVRVGTVDRFQGQEAPVVIYSMATSRPEDAPRGMEFLYSPNRLNVATSRARCASILVASPRLFEPDCRTPRQMQLANALCRYRELARPANAVARS, encoded by the coding sequence ATGCGATTGTCTGGCAATGAATTCGATCTGTCTGCCACGGACCTTTCCAATTTCCTGAGCTGCCGGCACCGCACCGCGCTTGAAATGGCTGAAGCGCGCGGCAAGCGTCACCGGCCGGCGTGGAATGATCCGCTCCTCGATATCCTGATCAAGAAAGGGATCGAGCACGAAGGGAGGTACGTCCGATCGCTCGAGGCCGGCGGGAAACGTGTCGTCGACCTCAACGAAGTGAAGGATCGTGATGCGGCCGTAGCGCAGACACTTGACGCGATGCGCTCCGGCGCCGACCTGATCGTCCAAGCTGCGCTGTGCGATGGCCGCTGGTACGGCCGGCCGGATGTGATGCGGCGCATAGAAACGCCGAGCAAACTCGGCGCATGGTCGTATGAGATCGACGACACCAAGCTCTCCCGGGAGACGCGCGCAGGCACGATCCTGCAACTCGGTCTCTATTCGGAGATGCTCGCAACCGCGCAAGGAAAATGGCCGGAATACTTTTCTGTCATCACACCAGACCCGGCCGAGCCCGTGCACAGGTTCCGCGTCGACGACTACGCCGCCTACTTCCGCCTGGTGCGCACGCAGATGCGGGACACCGTCACCTTGGACGACGAAGTCGTCGGCGCGGCGAACTACCCCGAACCAGTGGATCACTGCGACGTGTGCCCGTGGTCCGGGGAGTGCGTGAAGAAGCGGCACAAAGATGATCACCTATCCCTCGTCGCCGGCATCTCGCGGCTCCAGCGGCGCGAGCTTGAGTCAAGGGATGTCGCGACGCTCGCGGACCTCGCAAAGCTGCCGGTGCCGCTGGTCTTCAAGCCCAAACGTGGGTCCGCCGAGAGCTATGTCAAGGTGCGCGAGCAGGCCAGGGTCCAGTTCGAATCGCGCGGCAAGAACCCTCCCTTGCATGAGTTGCGGCTGTTGGAGGGCGGGAAGGGGTTGAGCCGTCTACCCGAGCCCTCGCCTGGCGACGTGTTCCTCGATCTCGAAGGCGATTTCTTCGCCGTCGAAGGCGGGCGCGAGTACCTGTTTGGCGTCGTGACGATCGATCCAACGGGCACCCCCAACTATCGCAGCTTCTGGGCCTTCACCGATCAGGACGAACGCCTGGCGTTCGAGTCGGTCATCGACCTGATCGTGCGCTCCTGGGAGGCCAACGAGACGATGCACGTGTACCACTACGCGCCCTATGAGCCGACGGCATTCAAGCGTCTGATGGGGCGCTACGCGACGCGCGAGGAGGAGCTCGACAGGCTGCTCCGGGCAGAGCGTTTAGTCGACCTTTATGCGGTTGTGCGGCAGGGCGTGCGCGCAGGGATCGAACGCTACTCGATCAAGAACCTCGAAGTGCTGTACGGATTCACCCGTTCCGTGCCGCTGATCGATGCCAACCGCAGCTTGCTCCTGATGGAGCAGGCCCTGGAGTTGCAGTGTCCGGACGCCGTGCCGGAGGAGGTTCGCAAAGCGGTTGAGGGCTACAACAAGGATGATTGCGTGTCGACGCTTCGCCTTCGTGACTGGCTGGAGAAGTTGAGAGCCGAGACGGAGGCGGCGGGTACGCCGGTGCCGCGGCCGGCACCGAAAGAAGGAGATCCCTCGGAGAAGGTCGACGAGCGGGCCCAGCGGGTCGACGCGCTTCGGCGGCGATTGCTGAACGGCGTTTCGGAAGCGCCGGGCGACCGGACCGAAGAGCAGCACGCGCGCTGGCTGCTTGCCTATTTGCTCGACTGGCACAGGCGCGAGGACAAGGCCGGATGGTGGGAGTACTTCCGGCTGCGCGATCTTCCCGAAGAGGAGTTATTCGATGAGCCCCAGGCGATCGCAGGCTTGGGGCACGTCGGGCGCGTCGAGGTCGTGCATCACAGCAGGACCGGCAAGCCGACGGGCTCGGTCGTCGACCGCTACCGGTATCCGCCCCAGGAAATGGAGATCCGCCCCAAGGACGAGCTGAAGCTTCAGGGTGGCGAGAAACTTGGAGACGTGGTCCGGGTAGACCGGATAGCGCTCACGATCGATGTGCGAAAAGGGCCCACGCAGGCGGACCATCACCCAACCTCCGCATTTGCGCACACGCACGTGCCTGCCGAAGTGCTTGAGGAGGCGATCTACAGGATGGGAGAGAAGGTCGCTGACGACGGCGTGATAAGCGGAAGCAAGACCGAGGCGCACCCCGTCGGGCGACAGCTGCTTCTAGCGCGGCCACCGCGGCTATGTTCCGGGAAGTTTGTGCCGGAACCCGCCGAAACCGCCGTCGACTTTGCCGTGCGGATTGCCGCCGATCTGGACAAGACAGTGTTGGCGATCCAAGGTCCGCCGGGGTCGGGGAAGACATTCAGCGGCGCCCGGATGATCTGCGCCTTAGTTGGGCAGGGGAAGAAAATAGGCGTGACGGCGACCAGTCACAAGGTCATTCGCAACCTTCTCGACGCTGTCAGCAGGGCCGCGAAAGAACTTGGCCTCGGCGTGAGGCTGGCCCATAAGGGGGCCAAAGAGGACGACGAGGAGACTGGCAGCGCATCGCCTGTGGCTGTGCTGGGTGACAATTCGGAAGCGCTCGATGCCCTGCGGTCCGGGGAGGCAAATGTGCTTGGCGGCACCGCCTGGCTCTGGGCGCGGCCGGAGTTCGCCGAATCGGTAGACGTCCTCTTCGTCGACGAGGCCGGCCAGATGTCGCTGGCCAACGTTTTGGCTGTCTCACACGCCGGGAAGAGCGTCGTTCTTCTCGGCGACCCGCAGCAGCTGGAACAGCCACAGAAGGGCAGCCATCCGGAGGGCGTGGATGCGTCGGCGCTGCAGCATATCCTCGGTCAACAGAAGACGATCACACCTGCCCGAGGCATCTTCCTCGGGGTTACCTGGCGTCTTCCCCCCGACATCTGCTTGTTCACGTCGGAGTTGTTCTATGAGAGCCGGCTCGAATCGAAGCCCGGGCTTGAGCGTCAATGCCTGACTGGCACCGACGGCTTCGATGGCAGTGGTTTGTGGGTGGTGGATGTGGAGCACGACGGCAATTGCAACTCGTCGCTGGAAGAGATCGACGTGGTCGCTGATCTCGTCGCGCGCCTCCAGGCACCCGGCACCCGTTGGATCGACGAGCACGGAAAAGACAGGCAAGTGACCAGTAACGACATCCTGGTGATCGCTCCCTACAATGCGCAGGTCAGCCGACTGATTGAGCGGTTGGACGCCAGCGGCGTTCGCGTTGGGACGGTGGACAGGTTCCAGGGGCAGGAGGCCCCCGTGGTCATCTATTCCATGGCGACCTCCCGGCCCGAGGACGCCCCGCGAGGCATGGAATTCCTTTACAGCCCGAATCGTCTGAACGTTGCGACTTCACGCGCCCGATGCGCTTCCATCCTGGTTGCCAGCCCGCGCCTCTTCGAGCCCGATTGCCGGACGCCGCGACAGATGCAGTTGGCCAACGCGTTGTGCCGCTATCGAGAGCTGGCCAGGCCTGCTAACGCCGTCGCCCGTTCCTAA
- a CDS encoding SAVED domain-containing protein encodes MGDPRKRRRARTPSRKASLLSPESMGGITAGKGFDFQTRYTACQLPLWLLENAFHQLFVEGTGDIDIRYVEAGRSARIHLQVKDHEVAPAEFKEVLKHFRQLDTELPGVYKCFTLVCPSLSPKLRPIETGLSRFRKAKPFYDDAEHALAPTKEELVERLRKIGVDDNDFDFIQSKVFFEVAHGDLHHDDRAVDLFVGRLLSHPDYSGMIRAMVHPAFAELLRAIEAKRGNILARSDVEQILRAAVASVSPGEKTVTLWVQNWTSEKFDAPADYALDWSKYFDRASRRVPSQEIWNGQLLPELATLKQKILAERTERIIRFRGKCALSTGIALGATFPAVGGWTIEIPQPPAKEPWRSDVTPTQPYDLQVELTQGDLAGMDLVLGLNIRGDGREDVLRYVASTETIPRLFVFMASPSTGSQSIASSEDACAFARAVRERLGQLLKSHGIRSTRLFFYGPFALSVFLGQQLTSLGDLQLFEYQDPGYVPSCSIKT; translated from the coding sequence ATGGGTGATCCGCGCAAACGCCGTCGAGCCCGAACGCCATCCCGAAAGGCTTCATTGCTTTCGCCGGAATCCATGGGAGGAATTACAGCGGGCAAAGGGTTCGACTTCCAGACTCGCTACACGGCCTGCCAGCTACCGCTGTGGCTACTGGAAAATGCGTTTCATCAGCTCTTCGTCGAAGGCACCGGCGACATCGATATCCGGTACGTGGAGGCGGGTCGCTCTGCACGGATACATTTGCAGGTCAAGGACCACGAAGTCGCGCCGGCCGAATTCAAGGAGGTCCTCAAACATTTCCGGCAATTGGATACCGAGCTGCCCGGAGTATACAAATGCTTCACATTGGTATGCCCTTCCCTCTCCCCGAAACTGCGACCGATCGAAACCGGACTCTCCAGGTTTCGAAAGGCTAAGCCTTTTTACGACGATGCTGAGCACGCCTTGGCTCCTACGAAGGAGGAACTCGTCGAACGGCTTCGTAAAATTGGCGTGGACGATAATGATTTCGACTTCATTCAATCAAAGGTCTTTTTCGAGGTCGCGCACGGCGATCTTCATCACGACGATCGGGCCGTCGACTTGTTCGTCGGACGGTTGTTGAGCCATCCAGATTATTCGGGAATGATCCGCGCCATGGTGCATCCGGCCTTCGCGGAGCTGCTGCGCGCCATTGAGGCTAAAAGAGGCAATATTCTCGCCCGCTCTGACGTCGAGCAGATTTTGCGAGCCGCCGTGGCTTCCGTCAGTCCGGGTGAGAAAACCGTCACCCTGTGGGTACAGAACTGGACCTCGGAGAAATTTGACGCGCCGGCGGATTATGCGTTGGACTGGTCCAAATATTTCGATCGTGCTTCGCGCCGGGTTCCATCACAAGAGATCTGGAACGGCCAACTGCTGCCCGAGCTCGCGACGCTCAAGCAAAAGATTCTTGCCGAGCGAACAGAACGGATAATTCGGTTCCGCGGAAAGTGCGCGCTGTCGACGGGCATTGCGTTGGGCGCTACTTTCCCTGCGGTCGGCGGCTGGACCATTGAGATACCGCAGCCGCCGGCGAAGGAACCCTGGAGGTCCGATGTCACACCGACGCAGCCGTACGATCTTCAAGTCGAGCTGACGCAAGGTGACCTGGCTGGGATGGATCTCGTCCTCGGCCTGAACATACGTGGCGATGGCCGCGAGGACGTCCTGCGGTATGTTGCCAGCACGGAAACAATTCCGAGATTGTTCGTCTTCATGGCGTCGCCGTCAACCGGCAGTCAGTCTATCGCCAGCTCGGAAGATGCGTGCGCTTTCGCGCGCGCCGTGCGCGAACGCCTGGGTCAGCTGCTCAAGAGTCATGGCATCAGGAGCACACGACTCTTCTTTTACGGCCCGTTCGCTTTGTCTGTCTTCCTCGGACAGCAATTAACGTCCTTAGGTGACCTTCAACTGTTCGAATACCAGGACCCCGGATATGTTCCGAGCTGTTCCATCAAAACCTAG
- a CDS encoding SH3 domain-containing protein — protein sequence MTTQMKVRLLPGDELQILDSQPQDGFYRVQTEDGDEGWVAARNISIEQRPPELGSSGNLTPTDSISEGWEKPDPKKTTLKGTTKSCPWNGDDSDPETFLFKNRADVPLSYHDVTWEAIATLSYPVDKPLRKNWTPTNRAELARYEGIPLRTVGYLVAYKPQAHGSGEGTNCHMNRPLETDTHLALVKEAGDAEKSSIVIEFTPRFLKAHPNWNKKALSNWINSDNPVRISGWLMFDPDHRNHLKRFRSTLWEIHPITQIEVWKDNSWVNLDTAQ from the coding sequence ATGACCACCCAGATGAAGGTACGTCTTCTGCCTGGTGATGAGCTTCAGATCCTCGATTCGCAGCCCCAAGACGGCTTTTATCGTGTCCAGACGGAAGACGGCGATGAGGGGTGGGTAGCGGCCAGAAATATCAGCATCGAGCAGCGGCCACCGGAGTTGGGTTCGTCCGGGAATCTAACTCCTACCGACAGCATCAGCGAAGGCTGGGAGAAGCCAGATCCGAAAAAGACAACCCTCAAGGGCACGACGAAGTCTTGTCCTTGGAATGGCGACGACAGCGACCCTGAGACTTTTCTTTTCAAGAATCGTGCGGACGTTCCCCTGAGTTATCACGACGTCACTTGGGAAGCAATCGCCACTCTCAGCTACCCGGTCGATAAGCCGCTGAGAAAAAATTGGACTCCGACCAACCGTGCAGAGCTAGCACGCTATGAGGGGATTCCGTTGCGGACCGTGGGATACCTAGTGGCTTACAAACCGCAGGCTCACGGCAGTGGTGAGGGCACCAACTGTCACATGAACAGGCCGTTGGAGACGGACACCCATCTAGCCCTTGTCAAGGAAGCTGGCGATGCAGAGAAGAGTTCAATCGTCATCGAATTCACGCCGCGATTCTTGAAAGCCCATCCCAATTGGAACAAAAAGGCCCTCTCGAATTGGATCAACAGTGACAATCCGGTTCGCATCAGCGGCTGGTTGATGTTCGATCCGGATCACCGGAATCATCTGAAGCGCTTCCGTTCCACGCTTTGGGAGATTCATCCCATTACTCAGATTGAAGTTTGGAAGGACAACAGTTGGGTGAACTTAGATACAGCACAATGA
- a CDS encoding helix-turn-helix transcriptional regulator, producing MSELAELVKARRSARNWSLRQLGTQIGVTPAYVADIEAGRRLPSSELKERLAAVLEIPMEELDAADSRLTPDLREWIEERPQLTTLLRSLRIVPESDMLIQRLSRLISRRSKPQAPRGFLVIWESELRAIAADANAWSVETGGDLFGRWHDVPTVLLATKAGPAAQRNHARFRLDVEYLRGLSETMASDWALRYFGDWHSHHRLGLSSPSSGDRRRIISIAGRNQLTGMAEIIVTIDDSRTEPIIRIHPWSYDLSSGDPAPLPLRVKVLPGLSPIRQALLARKILPEQDFLAWEKVSLQRIRIGSAAKPPSVEPTSDVDSATRERTLAQLAEALQKASGVAVEHHTTGFGSILVAQLEEPYYLAFALGSAWPMPVLEIHRMNRTDGSTKPIDAPAGMIAADLPAILDIFQAARANMKGAPHVDR from the coding sequence ATGTCGGAACTTGCTGAACTCGTTAAGGCCAGACGGTCAGCCCGCAACTGGTCCCTCCGCCAACTCGGAACGCAAATAGGGGTGACCCCGGCCTATGTCGCCGATATCGAGGCGGGCCGGCGTCTGCCCAGCTCCGAACTCAAGGAACGGCTGGCCGCAGTACTCGAAATCCCCATGGAGGAACTTGACGCGGCCGATTCCCGGCTCACACCCGATCTCAGGGAGTGGATCGAGGAGCGCCCGCAGCTGACAACTCTCCTTCGATCGCTACGCATAGTGCCGGAGTCCGACATGCTCATCCAGCGCCTCTCACGATTAATCAGCCGACGCTCGAAGCCGCAAGCTCCCCGCGGGTTCCTGGTGATCTGGGAATCCGAGTTGCGCGCAATTGCTGCCGATGCTAACGCTTGGTCCGTCGAGACCGGAGGCGACCTCTTCGGCCGGTGGCACGACGTTCCGACCGTTCTTCTCGCCACGAAGGCAGGGCCAGCAGCACAGCGGAACCACGCACGTTTTCGGCTCGACGTTGAATATCTGCGCGGGCTAAGTGAGACCATGGCTTCCGATTGGGCGCTCAGGTATTTCGGCGACTGGCACTCACATCACAGACTCGGCTTGTCCTCGCCAAGTAGCGGCGACCGTCGTCGCATAATTTCCATCGCAGGCCGGAACCAGTTAACAGGCATGGCGGAAATTATCGTCACCATCGACGACAGCCGCACCGAGCCGATCATCAGGATTCATCCGTGGAGCTACGATCTTTCGAGCGGGGATCCCGCACCGCTGCCGCTGCGGGTCAAGGTCCTGCCGGGATTGAGCCCTATTCGCCAGGCCTTGCTGGCGCGAAAGATCCTGCCGGAACAGGACTTCCTTGCCTGGGAGAAAGTTTCCTTGCAACGAATCCGGATTGGATCCGCCGCGAAGCCACCTTCCGTCGAGCCGACATCTGACGTTGATTCTGCAACACGGGAAAGAACCCTCGCCCAACTCGCCGAGGCTCTACAGAAAGCGAGTGGCGTCGCCGTGGAGCACCATACGACCGGATTTGGCTCGATTCTCGTTGCGCAGCTTGAAGAACCTTATTATTTGGCATTCGCCCTCGGCTCTGCGTGGCCGATGCCGGTGCTGGAAATACATCGAATGAATCGCACCGACGGTTCGACGAAACCCATTGACGCCCCTGCAGGAATGATCGCCGCTGACCTTCCAGCCATCTTGGACATCTTCCAAGCTGCGCGCGCAAACATGAAGGGGGCTCCGCATGTGGACCGTTGA
- a CDS encoding ThiF family adenylyltransferase produces MSTNDPQQQQMIREAMKAIAERKPGRTKLVYDKTKRTIVAVADGVQAPRALNITADDADMFAVVTLSSAWLREHWPQIKRDGWMPVTLSSWDEGDALTQADLGPQSSPSSEQAAVLLADRIDAAPEMHVHIVLTPSDESSTDAATFAAPDGSFHRATGRELANGSKQPIEVCFADVQPELATRRAGILETTVLSDKTVLCIGVGTGGAHAAIELAKCGVGRFILVDRDRLTVGSVVRHPGGISQVGRYKVRVVRDLIHEKHPAADVSVHPVDLTYENQETIRGLVAEADVVICGTDNRPSKLLINQLCIAAGVTAIYGGAFRRAYGGQVLRVRPKQSPCHQCFVAAMPDEASDVEISTASDAEAIAYSDRPVAVEPGLSLDVLPIANMLTKLALLELLAGKNTSLSILNRDFDAPWYLWLNRPEPGTQYANWPPLSESSDDMTIHRWYGIYIERDPQCAACGDFLSSIAGNYGLDLASLGELPSLPEKEH; encoded by the coding sequence ATGAGCACAAACGATCCTCAGCAACAGCAAATGATTCGAGAAGCGATGAAAGCCATCGCCGAGCGGAAGCCCGGACGCACGAAGCTGGTGTACGACAAGACCAAGCGCACGATCGTCGCCGTTGCGGACGGCGTACAGGCGCCCCGCGCGTTGAACATAACGGCTGACGATGCGGACATGTTTGCCGTGGTGACACTGTCAAGCGCCTGGCTGCGCGAGCATTGGCCGCAGATCAAACGCGATGGCTGGATGCCCGTCACCCTCAGCTCATGGGATGAAGGAGACGCACTGACGCAAGCCGATCTCGGCCCGCAATCGTCGCCTTCCTCCGAGCAGGCGGCCGTGCTCCTCGCCGACAGAATTGATGCGGCTCCTGAAATGCACGTTCACATCGTGCTCACGCCGTCGGACGAGTCTTCGACCGATGCTGCCACGTTCGCCGCGCCGGACGGGTCATTCCACCGTGCCACCGGGCGTGAACTCGCGAACGGCAGCAAACAGCCGATCGAGGTCTGCTTCGCGGATGTTCAGCCGGAGCTGGCCACGCGACGCGCCGGCATCCTTGAGACCACAGTTCTCAGCGACAAGACGGTACTATGCATCGGCGTGGGAACCGGCGGCGCCCACGCGGCTATCGAATTGGCAAAGTGCGGGGTCGGACGTTTCATCCTTGTCGATCGCGACAGATTGACCGTCGGCAGTGTCGTCCGTCATCCCGGTGGCATCTCGCAGGTCGGTCGCTACAAGGTGCGCGTCGTACGCGACCTCATCCACGAAAAACACCCGGCGGCCGATGTCTCCGTCCATCCTGTGGACCTGACATACGAGAACCAGGAGACGATCAGGGGCCTCGTCGCGGAAGCGGATGTTGTCATCTGCGGAACCGACAATCGCCCGAGCAAGCTGTTGATCAACCAGCTTTGCATCGCGGCGGGGGTCACTGCGATCTATGGCGGAGCTTTCAGACGCGCGTATGGCGGGCAAGTCCTGCGGGTGCGCCCGAAACAATCGCCATGTCACCAGTGTTTCGTCGCAGCCATGCCCGATGAGGCCTCTGACGTCGAAATCTCCACCGCTTCCGACGCTGAGGCAATCGCGTATTCCGATCGACCCGTCGCCGTAGAGCCCGGCCTGTCATTGGATGTCCTGCCCATCGCAAACATGCTCACGAAGCTGGCGCTGCTGGAGTTGCTGGCCGGGAAAAACACTTCGCTCAGTATCTTGAACCGGGATTTCGACGCGCCTTGGTATCTATGGCTCAATCGTCCGGAGCCCGGAACGCAATATGCGAACTGGCCGCCACTCAGCGAGAGCAGCGACGACATGACGATCCATCGTTGGTATGGAATTTACATCGAGCGCGACCCGCAGTGCGCCGCTTGCGGAGATTTCCTTTCTTCGATAGCCGGCAACTACGGCCTTGATCTTGCATCGCTCGGTGAGCTGCCATCCTTACCGGAAAAGGAGCACTAA